GAGGTCGCCAATTTGCGCCAGCTTGCCCGGCAACCATTCGAGCAGCGCCTCGCGTTTGCCGTGCGCGCTCGCGGAGCCCTGGAACTCGGCCGCTAGTAATGCGAGCGCAAGACTTGCGGCAGCAATCGGATGGCGCGACCAGACGTCGTCGAGTTCGAGCGTCAGGTCCGATTCGCTCGAATAAAGCAGGCAGAGTTTCTCGAGTGAGCTTCGCGCGGCGCTCGACATGTGCGCGGCAGGACTGCCTTGCCACGCTCGGTAGAGAGAACGCGCGAGATGGTCGGCATTGCCGGGCGGCGTTGCCGCGAAAAGCGAACCGATCCGCGCGTGCGTCGACATCAGCGCCTCGATGACCGGGGCGGGTGGACGAAACGAAGCATCGGCGAAGAGCACGGTAATGGCCGTCGCGGCGCGCGCACAGAAGCGCTGCTGCTGCAACGCTTCCGGTAAATCTGCGAGACCCGACGCGCGGAAATCGTCATCGAGTTCGCCGCGCTTTTGCTGGAGCAGCGCAAGCAGCGCGATCAGTTGTTCGGTTGCCTTGTCGTGATCGTGCGTATAGACGCATTGCTCGAAGTCGTCGAGCAGGAAAGTGGTTCGCATCGGGATCGCCAGAAATTTTGCATCGCTAAATTGTATGGGAACACCGTTGGCGGCTCGTCAGAAAAGTTTGCTACCGACATCATTTTGAGAGTTTTCTTGTATCGAAACATTCCGAATCTTTGTAGGATTCACCTGCTGTCGACGTAAGCGAACGTGTCAGACCACATGGTGGCGCCGTCGGAGCGATCAGGTGTGTTGATCAGGGCGTCGATCCGGTAAGTTGACCGGCTGCGTTGACAGTTCGAAGCGGGGTGGGTGTGACGAAGCAGCGAGGAAAGTAGTTCTTGAAGTTGCCGGTGTCATCAATTTAATTCGACATCCATATTAATAAGCGGGCGTGAATCGAAAATCCTGGCGGTTGAAGCCGGCAGGTCGGCGTTCGCCCGGTTCAGTCGGTCATTTACGAGTATCAGGCTAGAGATGAAGAACAGACGATATGTCACGCGTGCGCGCGACAAATATGCATCGGTGGTGGGTGGCGAGCGCAGTGCGCGGCGTTGGCGGTTGCGACCGCCCGCGGGCAAGGCACGGCTGGCGGTGCTTGCGGTCGGTGTCGGGGCGGCTTCGTTTGCGCATGCGGCGGGGTCGGCCGATGCGGCCGAAGCGCGCGAAGTGGACGGCGTGCCGCTTCAGACGATGCAGCAGCTTTCCGCACCGCAGCCCGCGCTGCCGTTGCGTGCCGCCATGCTCGCCGCGGCGCCGGTCACCAACTACATTTCGGTCAGCGCGAATACCACGCCGGGCGCGCCGACACATGCATCCGACGATCTGAACGCGATGGCGGTCGGCCCGACCTCGGCGGCTTCCGGTATCAACGCGACCGCGTTTGGCGCGGGCGCGTTCGCGGCGCGCAGTTATTCGACGGCGGTCGGTTCGGGCGCGGGTGCATTGGGACTGCGCTCGACCGCGATCGGCACGAGCGCGACCACGGGTTTCGACGCGGACGGCGCGGTCGCGATCGGTTATATGGCGCGCGGCGACGGCGCTGCGACGCTCGCGATGGGCTCGGAGGCGACGGCGTCGGGCGTGCAGTCGGTCGCGCTCGGATCGAGCGCGGTTGCCTTTGCGGACGCGGCGCTCGCGCTAGGCGCCAACACGCTGGCAACCAGCACGGGCAGCGTCGCGCTCGGCGCGAACTCGTTCGCAGACCGGCAGGACGCGGTGTCGGTCGGCAATGCGAAACTGCAGCGGCAAATCGTCAACGTGGCCGCGGGCACGTCCGATACCGATGTCGTCAACATCGCGCAGTTGAAGGGCGTCGTGACGGCGCTCGGCAGCGGCGCCGCGGTGAACGCGGACGGCAGCGTGTCCTTGCCAGCCTACGGCGTCGGCGGCATGGTCTATTACACGGTCGGCGATGCCTTGAAGAATCTCGATGGGCGCGTCAAGGCGAATACGGTCCGTATCGACGATCTGACCAGCGTGGTGAATAACATCACGGGCGGAACCACCACGGCCGTTCGATACTTCCGCGCGAATTCGGCGTCGAGCGATGCAGCGGCAACGGGCGTCGAAGCGGTCGCCATCGGTGGCAATGCACGCGCGACGGCGGATGGGTCGATCGCGCTCGGCGCGAACTCGACTGCGGACCGCGAGAACGTCGTGTCGATCGGTTCGGCCGGGTACGAGCGTCAGATCGCGAACGTGGCGGCGGGTGTCGCCGATACCGACGCGGTCAACGTGGCCCAGCTGAACAGCGCGATCAGCCAGGTCATCATCAACGACCAGCCGCGCGCGGCGAGCCCGTTCGTCGCCGTGAACGGCAATGCGGCGACCGAAGCCGCGCAGGCGAGCGGCACGCGTGCCGCGGCGCTTGGCGCCAACGCGTCGGCAAATGGCGAAGCGGCGCTTGCGTTCGGTGCGAATGCGAGCGCGACCGGCGACACGGCGAGTGCGATCGGCGCTCAAGCGGTCGCGAAAGGCAACGGTGCATCGGCATTCGGCTGGAACAGCGCCGCCTCCGCCGACGGCGCGGTTGCGCTCGGCGCCGGGTCGGTTGCCGATCGTGCGAATGCGGTGTCGGTCGGCAGCGCGGGCGCCGAGCGGCAGATCACGAACGTCGCACCGGGCACGCGCGGCACCGACGCGGTCAATCTCGATCAGTTGAATGCCTCGTTCAACCAGGCGAACCAGGCGCTCAACGACCTTGACCGCAGCACGCGCAAAGGCATCGCTTCGGCGTCCGCGCTGCAGATCGTCACGCCGTATCTGCCCGGGCGCACGACACTCAATGCGGGTGTTGCCGCCTATCGCGGCCAGGCGGCGCTCGCGATCGGCGTGTCGCGCTGGAGCGAGAAGGGCACGTTCAACGTCAACGCGGGCGTTGCTTCGTCAGGCGGCAACAGCACGATTGTCCGCGCGGGAGTCGGCATCGTCATTGGAGACTGACGCGCCGCGCTCAGCCGTCGAAGCAAAACCAGATCAATGAACGAGTGCCGTGCGTGCGGAATTTTGCCGGATGCACGCGCGGCGCGTATGCCTAAGGGAACGAAATGAAGCAATGGGTCGTCGTTGCGGCCGCGCTCGCCGCCTTTTCAGGGTGCACGAGCGAGGTGGCGCGCGAAAAGCTCGCTATTCGCGATCCGTCGGTCGCGCAGGGCGGATTCGGCACGCCGCAAGACGCCGCGGCGGGCGCAGCAGTCAAACAATGGACCGACACGTACACGCCGATCAAGCGCCACGGCGCGACGCTCGATACGTTGCAGACGAGGCTCGACCGGCTCGGGACGAAGAAAGATTCGTACGCAGGCGCGAAGGCGCAATGCTGGATCGACACGGGCAAAGAGGCCTTCGCGGCGCATGACGAATGGGGCTTCGTCGAGGAATCGATCGGCGAAGCCGCGGCGCTGATCGGCGGGCTCGAATCGGGCACAGGCGCGGGCACGGGCATGGGCCATGGCAGGGCAGCCGAAACGCAACATTTGCGCACCTCGGTACCGGTGCGCCCGGATCTATGGGAGCAACTGAATGCGCTAAAGGCCGATAGCCGTTTCGCCGCGTGCATACCGGCGCAGAGGCGGGCCGCGTGTGCGGAAGTCGAATTGACGCGCGCCGGACATGACGCATGGACGCGCGCTTTCGCGACCGCACAGCAGCGTGCCGACCAGCTGCAAACTCCTTTGCGCGAAGCCGGACAGGCGCTCGCCGCGTGTACCGTCGCGCGACCGGTGCCGCACGAGTCCGAAGTCATTTCGCTGTCGGCCGACGCGCTGTTCGACTTCGGCCGCGGCGATCTCGCGGCGATCAGCGACGAAGGGCGCCGGCAACTCGACCGGGTCGCGGTGCGTCTGCGCGCGCTCGACACGATCGAGCGGGTCGTCGTCTCGGGATACACGGACAGGCTCGGCCCGGACGGCTACAACCTGCGTCTGTCGTGGCTGCGCGCCGATACGGTGCGGCGCTATCTGGTCGACAGCGGCGTGGCCGTGCCGATCGATGCGCGTGGTCTCGGCAAAGCACAGCCGGGTACTACGTGCACCATGCGCGATCGCGCGGCGTTGATCGATTGCCTTGCGCGCGACCGGCGTGTGGAGATTCGTGTCGTCGGCGCGCAGTCGAGGGGGCTGCAAGCCGGCTAACCCACGCGCCGCGATTCAGAAGGCGCTTCAGAAGGCGTAATACGGCCCGTCGCCCGCGGCCGTCGCGCGCGCTTCGATCGCGGTATAGACACGCCGTCCGAAGAAGAATGGCAGCCCCCAGTCGAACATCGTGTTCGACGGCCCCGCGAGGTTGTCGAATGCGTTGTTCGTGCTGGCAAGCAGCGCCTGCGCGTTGCCGACCGGAAACGATAGCGTGATTGCGGCGCCGTCGGTGCCGGTCATCGTGGCGCTCAGCGTCGCACCGGACGGCGGGCAGTACCACAGTCCGCATTGGGCCAGCGTCGTAGCGAAGAACATGCCGTTCGAGCCGCTGTCGATGAAGCTGTTCGGCCAGGTCTGTCCGTCCGCGCTGGTGACGATGCGGCCGGTTTGCGTGTTGGTTCGGATGACGGTCGCGCCGCCGAGCGTGTTGTTTGCCTGTGTGCCGATACCGAAAATCAGCTGGCCCGTGACGGACTGCGCACCCGCGTCCGGTATCGCGGGCAACTCGATGATCACGCCGTTATTGTTTTCCGCGAAGTCGGCCACCGGGTTGCCCACTTGCGAGGTGAGCGGTTGCGAGCCTGGCGTGCAGGTGCCGCCGGACACGCAGGTGTAGTACCAGCGCGGCAGCGCGTTGCGCGTGCATGCGCTGCCGCAGTCGGTGCTGAACAGGCCGATGCCGAGAATGCCGTTCACGCGCAGCGTCGCCGGCGACATCATCGGCGGGCCGGAATTCGCGCAGTCGGTGGGAACGGCCGGCAACGTAGGATCGGCGATCACCTGAATCGGCAGCGCGGCGGCGATTTGCCCCGCCATCCGCACGTCCGCGGTTCGCACCGCACCCCACGTATAACCGCTGCCGAACACGCCGCACGAGCCGCTTATCGTGCCGGCGCCCGCCGCACCGCCGGCGCCGGCGACGGCCGGCAAGTCGAGCGAGGCCGGGAGGGCGGACGCCAGGATGCGCAGTCCGCTTGATCCGGTGTCGACCTGCACATTGTCGATCGTCGCGCAGTCGTTGGTCGACGGCGCGCAGACCGTGACGCTCGTCGTCAACATGTTGCGCGTGCGGGTCGGCAACGCGTTGACCGCGATCGGCTGCACGTTCGGCGTGCTCGACTGCGGGATCGCGGGCGGCGACGATGGCGGGGCGGGCGGCGCCGGGTCGGCGGCCGGGTTGCCGTTCCCCGCCGCGACAGGCGGCTGTCCGCTGTCCGCGCCACCACCGCCGCCACATCCGGCTAGCGCGGCCGCCGAAACAACGACCATCGCCATCACGACGCTGTGCGTGGCAAGCCCGGCAACGAGGACCAGTTTCGCGTAACGGACCTGCAAATGGTGGAGGACGAGACCGGGGTAAAGATGAAGAGCATTTCGCGTGTCCACGAGCATTCTCCTTCATTGCAAATCCGAGGGGGAAATGCCGGGGGGGATCACCGCCGGCAGCCATGCACGACCCACGTAACTGCGCATTTGCCCGCCGGAATCGACGATCACGTCGGGCTGCACGACGCGCGACGCATGCAGGCTCGCTCGCGAGCCGGCAAGCTCGGCCGCTTTCGCGCGATAAGATCCGCTGTACCGGCCGAGCAACCCGTCGAGATTCGGCATCGTCGGGCCTTCCCACGTGTAGGCGAAGATCAGTCCGTCGCCGGTTGCGTATTCGTGGATCGTCGTGCCGCCTTCGTCGGTCCACGCGCGTATCCGGATGCTGGCGTCGGCCAGACGATTCGCGACGGCCGCGCTGCCGGCCTGCGCGGTGGCAGGCATCGTGCCGCCGAGTTGCGCGCGGGCGGGCGCCGCGATCAGGAATGCCGTCGAACCAGCCGCGAGCACGACGCCGCGGCGCATGATGCGCAGAGTTATCGCGAAATTCATTTGGCTAGGTTTCCTAACTTTATGGGGACCGTTAATTCAAGATAGCACCGCGGTTGTCCGGCCCATCAACCGCGCGGGATAATGCGCGGCTTCAATCTCAAAATTAGGTATGCGGCGCGCCCGAAATTTCCAGACAAAACAATAGACTTATCTCAAATTCGATGGTTTGCTCGAATGTCGGCGAAAACCTTGCCGAGTGTTAAATTCCGGTGCAAGTGCGCGCCGAACGCGAGCCGGTCAACCCGGTTTTTGCCATCGGGGTCGCCGGACCGGTAAAATAGCGGGTTGATCCACGGATACTGCCGTGGCGTAGCGGAAGGATTCCCCGAACATGACTGATCTTCGTCTCACCAAGCGGTTTGCAGCATTGCTGATGGCAGGCGGTCTGGTCGCCGGCTGCGGCACGTCGTCGCCGACCAAAATCGACTACAAAAGCGACCAGAAATCGAAGGAAGTGTCGCTGGCCGTCCCGCCGAACATGATCGACGAGACCGCCGATCAGCGTTCGCTGCCGCCGCAAAGCGGCCAGACGTCCCTGTCCGCGCTGCAGCAGGTGCAAAGCTCGGCGCCGCCCGATACGGCGGTCGTGCCGGCCGTCTCCAACATGCATATCCAGCGCGACGGCACCGAAAGCTGGCTCGTTGTCGATAACGAATCGCCCGATCAGGTGTGGCCGCAAGTGCGCCGCTTCTGGCAGGAACAGGGCTTTCTGCTGGTCGTCGACGACCGTAAGCGCAACGTGATGGAAACGGACTGGAACGAAACGCATCCGGCGATCAACGACGGTCTGATCCGCAGCACGCTCACGAAAGCGCTCGGCAATTCGTATGTGACCGCCGAGCGCAACAAGTACCGCACGCGTCTCGAGGCGGCGCCGAACGGCGGCACGTATGTATTCGTGAGCCAGAAGGGGCTGCGCGAACAGCTGACCGGCGCGAACAACGATTCGAGCACGTGGGCCGTGAAGCCGAACGATCCGGCGCTCGAAGCCGAATACCTGAAGCGTCTGATGGCGTCGCTCGTGCAGGCACAGGCGCGCGCGAACCCGTCCGGCACGGCGGGCGGCGGCGAGATCCAGAATGTCGCGCTGTCGCCGGCCGGCTCGCAAACCGCGCCCGGCGCCGCGTCGATCGCAAGCCCGACCGGTGCGAACTCCGCTGCTGCGGCCACGGCCGCGCAAAACGTCGCGCTGGCCGCGCAAACGCCGACGGCCGAAGAACGCGCGGCGAACGGCGCCGCCAGTGCCGGTCCGAGCGCGCAGTACTCGAACGCCGAACTGATGCTCGGCGAACCGTACGATCGCGCGTGGTTGCGCGTCGGCCTCGCGCTCGATCGCAGCAACTTCACGGTCGACGATCGCGACCGTACGAAGGGCATCTACTTCGTGCGCTACGTCGATCCGAAAGACATGAGCTCCGCCGAGCAGGGCTTCTGGAGCCAGGTTTTCCATGGCCGCAAGGAGAAAGTCGCAAAGCAATATCGCGTGAACGTGCGTGCGATTACGCCAAACCAGACGCGTGTTGCCGTTATCGACGACAAGGGCACGGTCGACACGTCGTCGCAGGCGAAGCAGATCATGTCGCTGATGGTCGACCAGCTGCACTGATTGCCGCGATTACTTATCGGCACGGGCCGCCGCAATGGCGGTCCGCAGAAAGCACAAAGCCGCGAGACGATATTCGTCTTCGCGGCTTTTTTGTTTGCGGCTCCTCTTTCCCGGCGCCGTATGCGCCGCCGGTGCATCGAATCAATGTTTATCGCCGGCTGCGGCTGCGGCGCCTGCGGCGTTTCTGCCAGCGCGTGCACCTGAACCCGGAATGCGCTTGACGACACCGGTCGCAAGCGCGGTGCCGACGAGTATCACCGCGCAGCCCGCGAGCATGCCGGCCGACACGCGCTCGCCGAGAAAGAGGGCGCCCCACAAGATGCCGAACACCGGAATCACGAACGTCACGGTGATCGCGCGCGCGGGACCGGCGACCGCGATCAGATGGAAGAACAGCATATAGGCGATACCGGTGCAGCCGATGCCGAGCCCGAGTATCGATGCCCACGCGTGCAGCGTAACCGGTGCCGCCGGCCATTGTGCGATTGCGAACGGCAGCAGCACGATGGTCGCGCCGATCATCGTGCCGGCTGCGACGCTCAACGCGTCGACGCCCATCAGATGCCGCTTCGTATAGCTCGCGGCGATGCCGTACAAGAGCGTCGCGCCGAGCGCCGCGGCGGCGGCGAGCGCCGTCGTCGCGGGCGTGGCGGCCGTGCCCGCGCCGGGCGCGACGATCTGATCCCAGACCAGCATCAGCACACCGGCAAAGCCAATCGCGAGGCCGAC
The nucleotide sequence above comes from Paraburkholderia sp. SOS3. Encoded proteins:
- a CDS encoding DUF2844 domain-containing protein, with amino-acid sequence MNFAITLRIMRRGVVLAAGSTAFLIAAPARAQLGGTMPATAQAGSAAVANRLADASIRIRAWTDEGGTTIHEYATGDGLIFAYTWEGPTMPNLDGLLGRYSGSYRAKAAELAGSRASLHASRVVQPDVIVDSGGQMRSYVGRAWLPAVIPPGISPSDLQ
- the bamC gene encoding outer membrane protein assembly factor BamC, which gives rise to MTDLRLTKRFAALLMAGGLVAGCGTSSPTKIDYKSDQKSKEVSLAVPPNMIDETADQRSLPPQSGQTSLSALQQVQSSAPPDTAVVPAVSNMHIQRDGTESWLVVDNESPDQVWPQVRRFWQEQGFLLVVDDRKRNVMETDWNETHPAINDGLIRSTLTKALGNSYVTAERNKYRTRLEAAPNGGTYVFVSQKGLREQLTGANNDSSTWAVKPNDPALEAEYLKRLMASLVQAQARANPSGTAGGGEIQNVALSPAGSQTAPGAASIASPTGANSAAAATAAQNVALAAQTPTAEERAANGAASAGPSAQYSNAELMLGEPYDRAWLRVGLALDRSNFTVDDRDRTKGIYFVRYVDPKDMSSAEQGFWSQVFHGRKEKVAKQYRVNVRAITPNQTRVAVIDDKGTVDTSSQAKQIMSLMVDQLH
- a CDS encoding DUF3443 domain-containing protein yields the protein MAMVVVSAAALAGCGGGGGADSGQPPVAAGNGNPAADPAPPAPPSSPPAIPQSSTPNVQPIAVNALPTRTRNMLTTSVTVCAPSTNDCATIDNVQVDTGSSGLRILASALPASLDLPAVAGAGGAAGAGTISGSCGVFGSGYTWGAVRTADVRMAGQIAAALPIQVIADPTLPAVPTDCANSGPPMMSPATLRVNGILGIGLFSTDCGSACTRNALPRWYYTCVSGGTCTPGSQPLTSQVGNPVADFAENNNGVIIELPAIPDAGAQSVTGQLIFGIGTQANNTLGGATVIRTNTQTGRIVTSADGQTWPNSFIDSGSNGMFFATTLAQCGLWYCPPSGATLSATMTGTDGAAITLSFPVGNAQALLASTNNAFDNLAGPSNTMFDWGLPFFFGRRVYTAIEARATAAGDGPYYAF
- a CDS encoding YadA family autotransporter adhesin, encoding MKNRRYVTRARDKYASVVGGERSARRWRLRPPAGKARLAVLAVGVGAASFAHAAGSADAAEAREVDGVPLQTMQQLSAPQPALPLRAAMLAAAPVTNYISVSANTTPGAPTHASDDLNAMAVGPTSAASGINATAFGAGAFAARSYSTAVGSGAGALGLRSTAIGTSATTGFDADGAVAIGYMARGDGAATLAMGSEATASGVQSVALGSSAVAFADAALALGANTLATSTGSVALGANSFADRQDAVSVGNAKLQRQIVNVAAGTSDTDVVNIAQLKGVVTALGSGAAVNADGSVSLPAYGVGGMVYYTVGDALKNLDGRVKANTVRIDDLTSVVNNITGGTTTAVRYFRANSASSDAAATGVEAVAIGGNARATADGSIALGANSTADRENVVSIGSAGYERQIANVAAGVADTDAVNVAQLNSAISQVIINDQPRAASPFVAVNGNAATEAAQASGTRAAALGANASANGEAALAFGANASATGDTASAIGAQAVAKGNGASAFGWNSAASADGAVALGAGSVADRANAVSVGSAGAERQITNVAPGTRGTDAVNLDQLNASFNQANQALNDLDRSTRKGIASASALQIVTPYLPGRTTLNAGVAAYRGQAALAIGVSRWSEKGTFNVNAGVASSGGNSTIVRAGVGIVIGD
- a CDS encoding DMT family transporter: MRARLDSTARDVPPMTPVNIVQLSILAALWGASFLFIRIGVADFGVAPLMALRVGIGALFLVVVLIIRRPLRASIDTLRQRAWPLAVVGVLNSAAPFCLFAYAELTLCAGVTSVINATTPLWGALVAFAWLKDRLDVLRSVGLAIGFAGVLMLVWDQIVAPGAGTAATPATTALAAAAALGATLLYGIAASYTKRHLMGVDALSVAAGTMIGATIVLLPFAIAQWPAAPVTLHAWASILGLGIGCTGIAYMLFFHLIAVAGPARAITVTFVIPVFGILWGALFLGERVSAGMLAGCAVILVGTALATGVVKRIPGSGARAGRNAAGAAAAAGDKH
- a CDS encoding OmpA family protein, giving the protein MKQWVVVAAALAAFSGCTSEVAREKLAIRDPSVAQGGFGTPQDAAAGAAVKQWTDTYTPIKRHGATLDTLQTRLDRLGTKKDSYAGAKAQCWIDTGKEAFAAHDEWGFVEESIGEAAALIGGLESGTGAGTGMGHGRAAETQHLRTSVPVRPDLWEQLNALKADSRFAACIPAQRRAACAEVELTRAGHDAWTRAFATAQQRADQLQTPLREAGQALAACTVARPVPHESEVISLSADALFDFGRGDLAAISDEGRRQLDRVAVRLRALDTIERVVVSGYTDRLGPDGYNLRLSWLRADTVRRYLVDSGVAVPIDARGLGKAQPGTTCTMRDRAALIDCLARDRRVEIRVVGAQSRGLQAG